The following coding sequences are from one Lujinxingia vulgaris window:
- a CDS encoding SRPBCC family protein, with protein sequence MLSFDRSIDTRLSPEILWELLVEAFEDPAHSRIWPVDLDEVSPITLRPGATLEATYKLGPLHTHQRYVIGEVVEGQSLSYSALGSHPLKGGATVSVLESLQGSQLRWVGRYTPRLHPLAPGALLFVKLYFLNAFFSSLEHKIRIQEAMLDEAPRAHRG encoded by the coding sequence ATGCTCTCCTTCGACCGCAGCATCGACACCCGCCTCAGCCCGGAGATCCTCTGGGAGCTTCTGGTCGAAGCCTTCGAAGACCCCGCCCACAGCCGCATCTGGCCTGTCGACCTCGACGAGGTCTCCCCCATCACGCTGCGGCCCGGCGCCACCCTGGAAGCCACCTACAAACTCGGCCCCCTGCACACCCACCAGCGCTATGTGATAGGCGAGGTGGTCGAGGGACAGAGCTTGAGCTACAGCGCGCTGGGCTCCCATCCCTTAAAGGGAGGCGCCACCGTCAGCGTGCTGGAAAGCCTGCAGGGAAGCCAACTTCGCTGGGTGGGGCGCTACACCCCGCGGCTGCACCCGCTGGCCCCGGGCGCGCTGCTCTTCGTCAAACTCTATTTTCTCAACGCCTTCTTCTCGAGCCTGGAGCATAAGATCCGCATTCAGGAAGCCATGCTCGACGAGGCACCTCGCGCCCATCGGGGCTGA
- the mutH gene encoding DNA mismatch repair endonuclease MutH — MRRTPTTPTELLSRARGLAGLTLAELAGELSVSVPANLRRDKGWVGRLLEDALGADASTAQAPDFAELGIELKTLPVDATGKPRESTFVTCVELAHPDEIRWETSHVRQKLARVLFIPVLSETSMSPGERLVGQPLLWQPTPAEEALLQADWEGHMRTIRQGYAHAITARDGRVLQIRPKGARASSRVWGLGPSGDLELIQPRAYYLRAGFTAQIIARSFALST; from the coding sequence ATGAGACGTACGCCCACCACCCCCACAGAACTCCTCTCCCGCGCCCGCGGCCTGGCCGGTCTCACCCTGGCCGAGCTGGCCGGTGAGCTCAGCGTGTCGGTCCCCGCCAACCTGCGCCGCGATAAGGGCTGGGTGGGCCGACTTCTCGAAGACGCCCTGGGCGCCGACGCCTCTACCGCTCAGGCCCCCGACTTCGCCGAGTTGGGCATCGAGCTCAAAACCCTCCCTGTCGACGCCACCGGCAAACCTCGCGAGTCCACCTTTGTGACCTGCGTGGAGCTCGCCCACCCCGACGAGATCCGCTGGGAGACAAGCCACGTGCGCCAGAAACTCGCCCGCGTGCTCTTTATCCCCGTGCTCAGTGAGACGTCGATGAGCCCTGGCGAGCGCCTCGTAGGTCAACCTCTGCTCTGGCAACCCACACCGGCCGAAGAAGCCCTGCTTCAAGCCGACTGGGAGGGGCATATGCGCACGATTCGCCAGGGCTACGCCCACGCCATCACCGCCCGCGATGGCCGGGTCTTGCAGATCCGCCCCAAAGGCGCCCGCGCCTCCAGCCGCGTCTGGGGGCTGGGCCCCAGCGGCGATCTTGAGCTCATCCAACCCCGCGCCTACTACCTGCGCGCCGGGTTTACCGCTCAGATCATCGCCCGCAGCTTCGCGCTGAGCACCTGA
- a CDS encoding PAS domain S-box protein has protein sequence MSSPNRREWKRRPLSSKSFALTQPNFFLNVAELFLQFRVVESNVGEGEEHWLRHRTFESVDGLLREIAAERVPDVILVRTDDVELAADGVQRLRVALSGLPTRIWLYGASHEVLEEHFWRPVYEAGADDVFSWRPHGATERLKLRLRALAKRLGVRTEIDHALELVRKTIDVLPHAVFIRDASAQLVFCNRYVCEFIGRPERELIGTGVTEVVIGPGDHHYQQQGFEQVFKSGRPLAREEEWVRADGASRWFQVTRLRIQGTDGRRYVVGLATDVTDVRSLAEQISERDQVLAQINEHMPAILFQLEEDVEGNFRLPYLNVGMLPGFQALREPGVRGEDALGRIVPEDLAKVQDGEVAQPGDVWRGQFRMIDDEGRVRWMSGHATAAERVEGRIRWFGVISDMTERQLMEERLAMADRLASLGTLSSGLAHEINNPLTVITSNLDVLLRPVGKMADAEVVQEMLGAAREGAQRIGSIVERLRGVASSGEGEPGAVDLRAMVETAVRVVRQDFPVEVRVRHLTDEAIWVTGAAGGLVQSLVNVLINSAKAVEGLPSERWVIDVEVGFEAEAARAHVEVQDRGQGMSEDVCRRAMDPFFTTREVGEGSGLGLYSSHAIVEAMGGALTLESEEGAGTRVRMVFPANLVSQAEQAAPATTRRPSVLVIDDELAIVEVVARLLKQDFNVFLATSAEEALERLLDGERYDAIISDLMMPQMSGMELFAEIARRYPEQAERMGFISGGIYTDEAQRFVDERPDRLLLKPFGPRELRELVHRVAGLKEATR, from the coding sequence ATGAGTTCCCCGAATCGGCGTGAGTGGAAGCGACGCCCGCTGAGCTCGAAGAGTTTTGCGCTGACCCAGCCCAACTTTTTTCTCAACGTGGCCGAGCTCTTTTTGCAGTTTCGGGTCGTGGAGAGCAACGTCGGCGAGGGGGAGGAGCACTGGCTGCGCCACCGCACCTTTGAGAGCGTGGATGGGTTATTGAGGGAGATCGCCGCGGAGCGTGTGCCCGACGTGATTCTTGTGCGCACCGATGACGTGGAGCTTGCTGCCGATGGGGTGCAGCGGCTGCGCGTGGCGCTGAGCGGACTTCCCACGCGGATCTGGCTGTATGGTGCGAGTCACGAGGTGTTGGAGGAGCACTTCTGGCGCCCGGTCTATGAGGCCGGCGCCGACGATGTCTTCTCCTGGCGGCCCCATGGGGCCACCGAGCGTTTAAAGCTGCGCTTGCGTGCGCTCGCAAAAAGGCTGGGGGTGCGCACCGAGATCGATCATGCGCTGGAGCTTGTGCGTAAAACCATCGATGTGCTGCCGCATGCGGTCTTTATTCGCGACGCCAGCGCGCAGCTGGTGTTCTGCAACCGCTATGTGTGTGAGTTTATCGGGCGTCCGGAGCGCGAGTTGATTGGCACGGGGGTGACCGAGGTGGTGATCGGGCCGGGGGATCATCATTATCAGCAGCAGGGCTTTGAGCAGGTGTTCAAGAGCGGGCGACCGCTGGCGCGTGAGGAGGAGTGGGTGCGCGCCGATGGGGCCTCGCGCTGGTTTCAGGTCACCCGGCTGCGGATTCAGGGGACCGATGGGCGGCGTTATGTGGTGGGGCTGGCTACCGACGTGACCGACGTGCGCAGTCTGGCGGAGCAGATCAGCGAGCGCGATCAGGTGCTGGCGCAGATCAATGAGCATATGCCGGCGATTCTCTTTCAACTTGAGGAAGATGTGGAGGGTAACTTTCGTCTGCCCTACCTCAACGTCGGGATGTTGCCGGGATTTCAGGCGCTGCGGGAGCCGGGTGTGCGGGGAGAGGATGCGTTGGGCCGGATCGTCCCCGAGGACCTGGCGAAAGTTCAGGACGGTGAGGTGGCCCAGCCGGGCGATGTATGGCGGGGGCAGTTTCGGATGATCGATGATGAGGGGAGGGTGCGCTGGATGTCGGGTCACGCCACGGCGGCCGAGCGCGTAGAAGGGCGGATTCGCTGGTTTGGGGTGATCTCGGACATGACCGAGCGTCAGCTGATGGAAGAGCGACTGGCGATGGCCGACCGCCTGGCTTCACTGGGGACGCTCTCCAGCGGGTTGGCCCATGAGATCAACAATCCGCTCACGGTCATTACGAGCAACCTCGATGTGCTGCTTCGTCCGGTCGGGAAAATGGCCGATGCGGAGGTGGTGCAGGAGATGCTGGGCGCGGCGCGGGAGGGCGCGCAGCGTATCGGCTCGATCGTCGAGAGGTTGCGCGGGGTGGCGTCTTCGGGGGAGGGGGAGCCCGGCGCCGTGGATCTTCGGGCGATGGTAGAGACTGCGGTGCGCGTGGTGCGCCAGGACTTCCCGGTGGAGGTGCGGGTGCGACATCTGACCGATGAGGCGATCTGGGTCACCGGGGCGGCAGGTGGGCTTGTGCAGTCGCTGGTCAACGTGCTCATCAACAGCGCGAAGGCGGTCGAGGGCCTGCCTTCGGAGCGATGGGTGATCGATGTGGAGGTCGGTTTTGAGGCCGAAGCTGCCCGGGCGCATGTCGAGGTGCAGGACCGCGGCCAGGGCATGAGTGAAGATGTCTGCAGGCGCGCGATGGACCCCTTTTTCACGACACGGGAGGTCGGCGAGGGCAGCGGACTTGGGCTTTACTCCAGCCACGCCATTGTGGAGGCGATGGGCGGGGCGTTAACGCTTGAGAGCGAAGAAGGGGCGGGGACCCGGGTGCGAATGGTCTTTCCGGCGAACCTGGTGAGTCAGGCTGAGCAGGCTGCGCCTGCGACCACGCGGCGGCCTTCGGTGCTGGTGATCGACGATGAGCTGGCGATCGTGGAGGTGGTGGCGCGCCTGCTCAAACAGGATTTTAATGTGTTCCTGGCCACCAGCGCCGAGGAGGCGCTGGAGCGGTTGCTCGACGGGGAGCGTTACGATGCGATCATCAGCGATTTGATGATGCCGCAGATGAGCGGGATGGAGCTCTTTGCCGAGATCGCGCGCCGTTATCCGGAGCAGGCCGAGCGGATGGGGTTTATCAGCGGCGGCATTTACACCGATGAGGCGCAGCGTTTTGTGGATGAGCGCCCCGATCGTCTGCTACTCAAGCCTTTCGGTCCGCGGGAGCTGCGCGAGCTGGTGCATCGGGTGGCAGGACTCAAAGAGGCGACGCGCTGA